The DNA segment AGCTGGAGAAGAAAGTTCCAGTGGTCACTTGAGAACGCAGCCCAGTCATGATCTTCCTTAGAGTCAGAGAGGCCTGCAGCCTCCAGCAGCTTGTCCTTGCTTGTGCATCTGAACacaggaaacattttttatttttatttttttaatttattttttcgagacggagtctccctctgtcgcccaggctggagtgtgccggcgcgatctcggctcactgcaagctccgcctccccggttcacgccattctcctgcctcagcctccttaagagctgggactacaggcgcccgccaccacacccggctaatttgtgtatttttagtagagacggggtttcaccgtgttagccaggagggtctggatctcctgacctcgtgatccgcccgcctcggcctcccaaagtgctgggattacaggcgtgagccaccgtgcctggccaggaaacattttttaaacctgCATGGGGGAGGAGGGACAGGGCTTGCAGGGCCCCTGCAAAGAGGTGCAACGTTCAAGTCCAGAAGGCGGAAGAAGTCACACTCTGACTAGGGGACTGCCACTGAGCCACTCAGTCCTGCAGCCAAGCCCTGCCTGGTGGCTTTCCTGTTGCGAAAGGCTCGGTTCCCTTCAGCGTGTTCTGCCATCACAAGCAGTCTGCAAGCTGGAAAGAAGAGGGAGCGGGGTCGTATGCCGCCAGCAGCAGGGAGACCCCTCACAATGGACCCCATGTATTGCTCTGGCTTCTCCGTGGGCAGAACTGCATCCTGTGGTCCTGCCTGATTCGATGATTTGAAAAGGCAGAAACATGGCCGCTGCCATTGGCCTGGCCAGTGAAAACGGGCTCCCTGGGAAATTCACCCAGCCTGACCTGAAGCAGTTGCTGAGAGGCAGAGGAGCAGCTCCAGGTGTTTTGGCAGGGAAGCAGCTGGCAGCTGTGCGGGAGCCCCTTGCCTCCCGTGTTCTTACTGAGGAGTGTGTGGGGCAGCTCGGGACAGGTTTCACTTTGGACAGTGGTTGGAGGCTGCTTACTCTGGCAGAGTCATCTCAAAGAGCCTTGGTGTATGTGCAAAACGGGGCCATCTGCATGGGCGTTGGGAAGATCACAGAACCTGGACCCTTAGGATGACCCAAGGGTCAGTTGCATACTGTTTGTTTTTGTGGAGTCAATGTCCCATGACGGTTTTCGCGATGCTTTGCTAGTAGGAGCAGTGGCGTGTGAGGCTCCCGGTTAAATACCATGAGATTCTAAGCGGAATTCTGGGTCTCCTGGTATGCACAGGTAAAATTACAGTAGACCTGTCCCACTCTTTGCCAGAACCTCGTACTTGTCTGCAGTTTGACTGGAATAAGGGGTGTTTGTGTTCCACCTCCCTCCAACGTGTGttgagacatttatttatttatttatttatttacgttgctcttgttacccaggctggagtgcagtggtgcaatctcagctgctcaccgcaacctctgcctccctggttcaagtgattcttctgcctcagactcccgagtagctgggactacaggcacgcgccaccaggcctggctaattttgtatttttagtagagacggggtttctccgtgttggtcaggcgggCCTGGAACTccgaacctcaggtgatccgcccgcctcagcctcttaaagtgctgggattacaggcgtgagccactgtgcctggccccaagacattgattttatttgagatgaggtctcactttgtcacccagactggagtgcagtggtacaatcttggctcactgcaactccttcCTCCGGggctcccaccacagcctcctgagtgactgggaccaggggcacgcgccaccacacccagctaatctttggtagttttggtagagatggggtttcaccgtgttacctaGGCTGCTGTcacacttctggcctcaagcaatccgctcgccttggccccccaaagtgttgggattacaggcgtgagccactgcgcccagctgtgtCGAGACATTTAATATTTGTCAATCTGATGGATTGAAATGGTAGGTCATTTGGGCTttccctgcaagctccaccttccgggttcacgccattctcctgcctcagcctcctgagtagctgggactacaggcgcccgccaccacacccggctaattttttgtatttttagtagagacgggggtttcaccgtgtcagccaggatgatctcgatctcctgacctcgtgatctgcccgcctcggcctcccacagtgctgggattacaggctgagccactgcgcccggccgggttTTCTGTAATTTCTAGTGAGGTTGGACATCTGTTCCAGTTACCTACTGCTACGTAAAAGTCGCGGTCACCTCAAGTCAGACACCATTCTTAAAACAGTTAACACAACCATTTTATTATATCTCACAGCGTTGTGGGTTAGGAATCTGGACAGTGAGGGCAGGGTTAATCTTCAGTTCTGTGCCACCAGCTGGGATCACTTGAGGGTGCTTGGCTGGCATACGGGTTAGTCTGGGGACCACTGCCCCCTTTCCGGCATCCTCTGTGGGttccagcatttttcttttttttttctttttgagatgaagtctcgctctgtcacccaggctaaagtgcatttgtgcgatctcagctcactgcaacctctgcctcctgggtttaagtgatcctcatgcctcagcctcccaagtagctgggattacaggcgtgtgccaccatgcctggctaatttttgtattttttttttgagatggagtttcactcttgttgctcaggctggagtgcagtggcgcgatctcggctcactgcaacctccgcctcccaggttcaagcgattctcctgcctcagcctccctggtagctgggattacaggcatgtgccaccatgcccagctaatttcgtatttctagtagagatggggtttctccatgtcggtcaggctggtctggaactcctgacctcaggtgatctgcctgccttggcctcccgaagtgctgggattacaggcatgagccaccgtgcccggccttttttgtatttttagtagagatggggtttcaccatgtcagccaggctggtcttgaactcctgacctcaagtgatccacccgccttggcctcccacagtgctgggattacaggtgtgagccactgcacccagctgggtcCCAGCATTTGCGGGATTCAAGGTGGGGATGTGCAGTCTGTCAGGAGTGTTAAAAGCACGGCAGCATTTCCAGTCCCCAGGCCTCCTCTCCTTGCTTCAGCCACGCCCACCCTCCTCTGTGCCTGCTCATGCCCATGTGCTTCTGTTGGGCTGTCTGCTGGTCCACAGGAGGATTACTGGTGTTCCGGATTTTCAGCATGAACACAGTATGGGGTCTGGCCCGAGGAGGGCCTGGCTAACAGAGCATGGATTCAAAATCAGAGCAGAGCTGggtaccgtggctcatgcctgtaatcccaacactttgggaggctgaggcaggtggattgcttgagcttaggagtttgagaccagcctggacagcatggcaaaaccctgtctctataagaaaaacaaaaaacaaaaaacaaaacccaggtgtggtggcacgtgcctgtagtcctagctacttgcggggctgagatgggtggatcgcttgaacacaggaggttaaggctgcagtgagccgagatcgtgccactgcacactagcctgggcggcgggagtgagaccgtgtctcaaaaacaacaacaacaacaacaacaacaaaaaaacaaaaaatggaccGAGGTTGGGGTGGCAAGGCTGGGCTGGAATGGAGGCTGAGGACAGGCCCTGGCAGCGCCCGGGGGTAGAGGGCGTGCAGCAGGAAGCAAGGGCCACCCTCAGGGATGGGGGACTGGGCCTGGCAGCTGCCGAGGGGTAGGCAGGATGCATGTGGAGAGCCACGTGGGGCTGCGGCTGAGCCAAGGATTGTGAGAGGAATCCTGCTGCTCTGGGTGGCAGGCAGAAGGCCTGGGCCAcaggtggggcctgctggggaGACCACAGGTGAGGCAGGTATGGCTGACCCTGGGCGCTCGGCACACCGGTACTCCTCCTGCCTGGCTGCTCCCTCAGCAGGTGTCAGAGTCTGAGTCACCTTTTCCTCACGTGACCCCCACCAGGACCAGGCAGGGAGGTGGCCATCTTTGGCCCTGACTCAGCCCTGCAGGGAGAAGAGGGGCTGGAGGTGCAGGTGGCCTGCCACtgtctcccccaacccctgcccaccTGGGTCTTGTGCTGTGTGTACTTCTGCTGCGTCTGTCCTCCCTTGTGACCAGCTTCTGCTGGACCTGATTGTCCAGCCATGATCTTCTGATCATCATGGTTTCTGGACACACATCTGTTGGACTAAGGAATTTGTGTTCCTGGCCACAGAACAGTGCCACCTCTGCCTCAAGCAGTTCCTGGTCTGGGCACTCCCCCAGGGAGGCCGGAGAGGACTGAGCCGTCTCCTGATGCAGAAAGTCAGCCCCGCTGGGCAGTGCTCGCCCAGGAAGTAGGGCCCCACCCAACGGTGTGCTGACTGTGGAACACTGTGTCTGCCTAGGCGGGTCTGGCCACATTCCTGCAGCATGATGGTTGGCAGTTAGCTTCCTGGAGTGTGGACGGGTCCTTCCCTGCCTGACTGACTTGTCCACAGGGCAGCAAGAAGATGCGCCCCTTGGTGTGTCCCGAGTGTCTCCTGTAGGCAGCTGAGCTTTCGCAGGTCTGGCTGGGAGCCAAGGTTACCAATCTGGGGGGTAACCCAGCCATCATCTGGATGAGCGTTGGGGTCTTTCTGCTCTGGATTGCAGGGCAGACGTCGTTTTGTGCTGGTCAGGCCCCTCGCCTGCCTGATTCCCTTGGAGCCCCCCAAGACAGGAGATGGGCAGATGTCCTCTGAAGTGGCATGGGCTGCTTGCTCACTGGCCTTCCCAGGACCCTGCCCAGGTGGTGCTGCTTGGCCCCAGGTCGAATTCCTGTGCTGGCAGCAAGCAGGGGCCTGGGCCGTCGGCTGGCTGGGGCTCATGCAGCCATCCCCTTTGCAGCCATCCGGGTGACCTGCATAGGTTCCTGCGGGGTCTCCAACAAGGCTAATGACACAGCGTGGGTAGTGGAGGAGGGTTACTTCAACAGTTCCCTGTCGCTGGCAGACAAGGGTAAGTTTGGGAGCCAGTTCCCGAGTGGTGACCCCTGGGGGCAGCCCTTGGAGTGGGGCCTGTCTGTCCTGTCCTCCCCCTTTCCTAGATCTGCCTCTTGGATCTGGCACTGGCCCATCTTGTCCCAGGGTTGTGGGCCCTGATGGCTTTCTCATAGGCGCTGGGTGGCTGAAGGGGCCACCTCCCCCTTGTGCTGGATTTGGGTGGGCTCTGACCCCTGGCACAGCTGTTTCACCCTTGCCCCATTCCCAAACCACTCTCCTGTTCAAGCCAAGCTCTTATCCTCAGTCCTTCACCCAAGCCACAGCCCTGTGCTGCTGTGGCGCTGGTGACTGAGACAGGGAGACCCAGTGTGAGCTGGTCAGCTGCAGTGCCCACTCTTATCCTGGCCCTGTGGCCACCTCAGGCCACCTCAGGGGGGgactgccccccacctccctcctgtctCTGCAGGGAGCCTGCCCGCTGGAGAGCACAGCTTCCCCTTCCAGTTCCTGCTTCCTGGTGAGAGCCCAGCCTGGACAGGCCTGGTGATGACCAACTGGTCCTGGGAGGTGGGCTCTGCAGGGTGGAAGGCAGCCAGGTACCAGTGCCTGCTCTCTccccagccactgcacccacGTCCTTTGAGGGTCCTTTCGGGAAGATCGTGCACCAGGTGAGGGCCGCCATCCACACGCCACGGTTTTCCAAGGATCACAAGTGCAGCCTCGTGTTCTATATCTTGAGCCCCTTGAACCTGAACAGCATCCCAGACATTGAGGTGAGGATGGCACAGTGACCTCCTTGGTGGGTCCCCACCCTCATGGAGGCTGGGGAAGAGCTGGGCAGGCACTGCTTCATCCCAGCGTCCTGTCCCCAGCTGAGGTGAGGGGGGCCAGGGTCTGGAGGCAGTGGCCTCTTTGCCCTGAGCTGACTGCTGATGTCCAGGGGCAGGGCGTGGCAGGGCTGAGGGGCCTGTCCCAATGCCACAGGGATCCAGCCTGCGCACACCTGCTAAgcccctccctggccctcccCCCAAGCAACCCAACGTGGCCTCTGCCACCAAGAAGTTCTCCTACAAGCTGGTGAAGACGGGCAGCGTGGTCCTCACAGCCAGCACTGATCTCCGCGGCTATGTGGTGGGGCAGGCACTGCAGCTGCATGCCGACGTTGAGAACCAGTCAGGCAAGGACACCAGCCCTGTGGTGGCCAGTCTGCTGCAGGTCAGAGCCCCCGCCAGTTGCCTGGACCGGCCTCCTGGGGTGGGCTGGCAGCCTGCGCAGGCTCACAGGCTGGTCCTTCCCCAGAAAGTGTCCTATAAGGCCAAGCGCTGGATCCACGACGTACGGACCATTGCGGAGGTGGAGGGTGCGGGCGTCAAGGCCTGGCGGCGGGCGCAGTGGCACGAGCAGATCCTGGTGCCTGCCTTGCCCCAGTCGGCCCTGCCGGGCTGCAGCCTCATCCACATCGACTACTACTTACAGGTTTGGTGCTGCTGGGGGCTGGGTGGTCTGAGGCCTAGTGGCCTTGGCCCTGGCCCCTCATGCCCCACCTCAATCCTGTCCAGGTCTCTCTGAAGGCGCCGGAAGCTACTGTGACCCTCCCGGTCTTCATTGGCAATATTGCTGTGAACCATGCCCCAGTGAGCCCCCGGCCAGGCCTGGGGCTGCCTCCTGGGGCCCCACCCCTGGTGGTGCCTTCCGCACCAccccaggaggaggctgaggctgaggctgcggCTGGCGGCCCCCACTTCTTGGACCCCGTCTTCCTCTCCACCAAGAGCCATTCGCAGCGGCAGCCCCTGCTGGCCACCTTGAGTTCTGTGCCTGGTGCGCCGGAGCCCTGCCCTCAGGATGGCAGCCCTGCCTCACACCCGCTGCACCCTCCCTTGTGCATTTCAACAGGTGCCACTGTCCCCTACTTTGCAGAGGGCTCCGGGGGGCCAGTGCCCACTACCAGCACCTTGATTCTTCCTCCAGAGTACAGTTCTTGGGGCTACCCCTATGGTGAGTCGACAGCCAGGGCTTGGCAGGGAGGGGACGCCAAGAGCCCCACGCAGACCCTGCTTTCTTCCCGCAGAGGCCCCACCGTCTTATGAGCAGAGCTGCGGCGGCGTGGAACCCAGCCTGACCCCTGAGAGCTGACCCCGTGCTGCCTTCTCCAGGCAGGCCTGGCCTCTGCCCTGGGACTGGGGCGCCCAGGGCCTCGTGCCTTCTCTCTTGGCCTAGCCTGGCCCACTCAGGACCTGCCCAGCCTCTGCCAGCTCCTCTGGCATCCGCCCTCTTCtccctggggctggggtgggggtggcagggagcTGGGACCTGGAGAGACAACTCCtgtaaataaaacactttatttgTAGAGCTGGGCCTCACCGGCCTCGCCTTGGGCACCCTCCAGCCTCTGGCAGGGCCTGACCCTGACCCCATCCTGGGCTCTGCTCATGCCAGGGCAGACCCTGCTCCTCAGGTGCCCCCTACTACCCTGGGGGCGCGCTCAGGCTACCATGCCTGGGCGGAGCCGCGGGGCTGGCTCCCTTTAACAGAGGACGGGGGCTGGCGCTGGGCCTTCCAGAGCCGCCTAAGGACACGTCCTTGGAGCCCGGCTCATGAAATGGGGCCTCACGCAACCTTGGTGTTTGGTTAAATTTGTGCCTTGGCTCCTGTTGCGTTTAGGCACCCAGGTTCCCAAGCGGTGTGGTGTGGACCTCCCCTGCTGAGAAACCCGCTGGCGCGTGGAGGGGCTTGCCCAGGTCCCTCCGACAGGAGACCCTGCTCCCTGGGCCTTGGCCCCTGCTAGCACCACTGCCAGGCCTGGCTCTGAGGGACGCTGCTTCTCCCCTGCCCACGTCTCCAAGGCCTGAAAGGCAGGGTTCTGTGGAACAGCATTTCTCAAAGGGGCATCCTGCAGACGTTCCAGCCCCAGGGGAGGCCCCGTGATGCTGGCTGGCCTGCCTGGAGGGTGCTTCCAGAAACAACGGAGATGGTGGTGAAGAAggctctgggttcaaattccagttctCCTTTAGGGCGAAGGGGTGACTGTGGCTAGGTTTGTCAGTtaccttatctataaaatgcacaggaccaggccgggcacggtggctccctcctgtaatcccagtactttgggaggctgaggcaggtggattgcttgaggtcaggagttccagatcagcctgggcaacatagtgaaactccatctgtacaaaaaaaaaaaaaaaaaaaaaatagctgggcatcatggcacatgcttgtaatcccaattactcaggaggctgaggcaggagaatcgcttgaacccaggtggcagaggttacagtgatctgagattgtgccactgtactccggcctgggtgacagagcaagactgcctcaaaaaataaaaaaacaaaaccccacaaaaaactCGTGGGACTGTAGGGTACAGCCCCCCACCCTCATAGCATGACAGTTTATTTCTTGAACAGTCCAGAGGGGGCAGATCCTGGCCTTGTGGCAGAGTTGTCATTCCTACATAGTGGTTCCcatccctggctcccagatggcTGTTGACAGCTTTCACCACTGCCCAGCCTAATGGTGGGACTTTTGAGGGACAGACTGGGAAATGGATTGTCACTTTTTGTCTCTGACCTGTCCCCTTCCTGTTGGAAATGTGGTCTTTAGCCAGGCAGTCCTGTACTTGGCTAAAATTTTACTAATTGTGGGACAGGCAGCATGAATATTGGAGAACAGCAGAAAGTGTACCACAGGTGGGGTCATCTGTGAAGCGCCTCCTGGAAGCAGTGCAGTATATGGTTGAAAGGAAGGCCTCCTGGGCTGAATCCCATCACTGCCTCTCACCACTCCCTTGCTTCAGTTCAGTCACTTATAAAATGTGGGTAAGAACAGTGCCTGCCTCTCAGGACTGACCTGAAGTCTGCAGTGTTAGCATGTCACGTGCTGAGAGCAGCATCTTGACATAAGTGCTGAGGGGCACACAAGGGTAGCAGCTGATGGAAAAATGGAGTGAAAAAGCTGCCTGCAGCTGCTTCCCACACCTTCACTTAGGGTGGATGTTTGCTTGGTGAAGGATTTTTCTTCACATTCTAACTCCCTTTATTCAGtcaacaatttttttgttgttgttgttgagacagagtcttgctctgttgcccaggctggagtgcagtggcacaatctcagctcattgcaagctctgcctcccgggttcatgccattctcctgcctcagcctcccgagtagctgggactacaggcgcccagcaccactcccggctattttttgtatttttagtagagatggggtttcaccatgttagccaggctggtctccatctcctgacctcatgatctgcccacctcggcctcccaaagtgctgggattacaggcgtgagccaccgcacccggcccagtcaacaaatattttgtcTCCTGTACACCAGGTATTGTTCTAGGCACCATGGACTTACATTCTAGTAGGGAGACAATATTCCAAATCAGGATGTGGGAGAGTCACATGACACACACTGTGATGGAGCCAAGTAAGTCAACGAAGACAGGTATGGGGGGGCAGTATCATTTTAActagggaggagagggaaggctTCCCTTAAGAGGTGATATTTCAACTCAAGGATGGTAAAGAGGGAAGCCACAAAGACACTCGAAATAAAGGTTTCAGGGAAGGGACAGACAGCAGGGGTGGCGGAGAGGTGGGTGCGGGGCAGGAGGGCCATGAAGGCGCTCGTGTCTCCTGCGAGGGCTCAGGGTGCTCGGCCTGTCATAAATGGACTTAggctttgacagagcagtttagcTGCCCTAAAGAAACCTGGGAAGGTTCCCTTGGCACTTGGGATTGTCCGTTTCCTTTTCTGTCTATGTGCGCTGTCTATGCTGGACTTGAGATAATTCTCCGGAGTCCGACTCACCAGGAGACTCGGGTGTCACCCAGATTGACCTTCAAGGCTCATTTCTTGTCAGTCCAGTACCCGTCCCCTCGGTTCACACGACCATCCAGAAACCTCAAATTCAGTCCATGCTTCTTGTTTTGGGTCTCGGGGCTGGGATAAGGCGGGCTGACCACCGCGGGGCATGTAGGTAGTTTCCGTGGTGCTGGGGGCGCTCTCCAGGGAAGGCTACTTGGTctgcagaaaaggccttgacTTGTGCATACCTGGGCAGCGGGCCTATGAGTGGCAGCGAGAGCGGGGTAACCAGAGAGGGCACACCCCCCAACCGGAGCGCCCCCCAGGTTGGCATCTCCACAACTGTAGAACCTCCCCCATCAGGGCAACCCTCCCGATTGGGACACCGCCCCCAGCCAGACACATCCTCCTAGCAGAACACCCATGCTTAGCCGGAGCCGCTCCCCCGCCAGACACCTCCCCACCGGGAAACCCTCCCCAGTGGGACACCCCAGCCAGTCCAGGTATTCCCGCCGTTAGGGACACCCCCTCCAGCCGGAGCATACCCTCGGCAGGGGCATTCCTCCCAACCGAGGGAACCCCGCCGCAACGGGAACCTGCCTGAACCAGAGCACCCTCCCGCGCCGGGGACACCCCACAGGCGGCTCCCGCGCCAGGCCGCGGCCCAGGGAGTCAGCCTTCCGCGCAAGCCGGCGAAATCAAAGTGCGTCCGGGGTTAGAGGTCAGAGGTCGGAGCCGCGGGTCTTTCTCCTTCTTCGGCCAGCCCACCAAAACGTCAATTTAGAATGAGACATGTGTTGAAAATGGGACGGCTACTCCCCATCCACTACTACGACTCTGGCGGGCGGGTTCTCCAGCTCCAGGTCTCCTACCCCGCGGGCGCGCGTTCCGGTTCCGGCCGCCGCAGGCCCGGCGCCTGGGGCGCCGCACGCCTGGTTCCAGTGCGCAGGCGCCGCACCGGTCGAGCTCCAACGCGCAGGCGCGGGCGCAGGCGCAGGCGCAGACGTAGGCGATCGGCCCCGCCCCGACTCTGGGCCGCGAGGCGCGGGCGGGGCGATGGCGCGCGGGAGGGGCGGGGCCACGCTGCGGGCCCGGGCCATGGCCGCCGCCGATGCCGAGGTGAGCAGCGGGGCCGGCGGGGGGCGGCGCGGGGGCGGCGGGCAGCGGCGGAGGCGGCGCGGGGGCGAAGAACCGGGCGGGGCGGCGGCAGGCGGCCGGCGGGCGGGCGGGGCCCCGGgtccccccgccgccgccgccgccgctgccgccgcctcAGGCCGAGGCCGGGCCGAGGCCGCCGGGCGTCCGGCCCGCGCTCCCGCCGGGCGCGCTTTGTGCGCGGCGCGGGCCGGGCGGCGGCTGGGGGAGCGGGCGGGGGCGCAGGTGAGGGAGGCGACCGCGTACCTGTGCCCGCGCCCCCCACGGACCCcgtgccgccgccgccgcccgcaaGCCGGATCTGCGGGGAGGGCCTCGGCCAGGGTGCCGGGGAGGTGCGGAGGACAAAAGGAAAAGTAGCGGGGCCGGCCAACTTTGGAGCGCCGGCCGAGGCGAGGCTGTCCC comes from the Homo sapiens chromosome 9, GRCh38.p14 Primary Assembly genome and includes:
- the ARRDC1 gene encoding arrestin domain-containing protein 1 isoform X5; translated protein: MGCLLTGLPRTLPRWCCLAPGRIPVLAASRGLGRRLAGAHAAIPFAAIRVTCIGSCGVSNKANDTAWVVEEGYFNSSLSLADKGSLPAGEHSFPFQFLLPATAPTSFEGPFGKIVHQVRAAIHTPRFSKDHKCSLVFYILSPLNLNSIPDIEQPNVASATKKFSYKLVKTGSVVLTASTDLRGYVVGQALQLHADVENQSGKDTSPVVASLLQKVSYKAKRWIHDVRTIAEVEGAGVKAWRRAQWHEQILVPALPQSALPGCSLIHIDYYLQVSLKAPEATVTLPVFIGNIAVNHAPVSPRPGLGLPPGAPPLVVPSAPPQEEAEAEAAAGGPHFLDPVFLSTKSHSQRQPLLATLSSVPGAPEPCPQDGSPASHPLHPPLCISTGATVPYFAEGSGGPVPTTSTLILPPEYSSWGYPYGESTARAWQGGDAKSPTQTLLSSRRGPTVL
- the ARRDC1 gene encoding arrestin domain-containing protein 1 isoform X6, yielding MGCLLTGLPRTLPRWCCLAPGRIPVLAASRGLGRRLAGAHAAIPFAAIRVTCIGSCGVSNKANDTAWVVEEGYFNSSLSLADKGSLPAGEHSFPFQFLLPATAPTSFEGPFGKIVHQVRAAIHTPRFSKDHKCSLVFYILSPLNLNSIPDIEQPNVASATKKFSYKLVKTGSVVLTASTDLRGYVVGQALQLHADVENQSGKDTSPVVASLLQKVSYKAKRWIHDVRTIAEVEGAGVKAWRRAQWHEQILVPALPQSALPGCSLIHIDYYLQVSLKAPEATVTLPVFIGNIAVNHAPVSPRPGLGLPPGAPPLVVPSAPPQEEAEAEAAAGGPHFLDPVFLSTKSHSQRQPLLATLSSVPGAPEPCPQDGSPASHPLHPPLCISTGATVPYFAEGSGGPVPTTSTLILPPEYSSWGYPYEAPPSYEQSCGGVEPSLTPES
- the ARRDC1 gene encoding arrestin domain-containing protein 1 isoform X3, which encodes MGCLLTGLPRTLPRWCCLAPGRIPVLAASRGLGRRLAGAHAAIPFAAIRVTCIGSCGVSNKANDTAWVVEEGYFNSSLSLADKGSLPAGEHSFPFQFLLPATAPTSFEGPFGKIVHQVRAAIHTPRFSKDHKCSLVFYILSPLNLNSIPDIEGSSLRTPAKPLPGPPPKQPNVASATKKFSYKLVKTGSVVLTASTDLRGYVVGQALQLHADVENQSGKDTSPVVASLLQKVSYKAKRWIHDVRTIAEVEGAGVKAWRRAQWHEQILVPALPQSALPGCSLIHIDYYLQVSLKAPEATVTLPVFIGNIAVNHAPVSPRPGLGLPPGAPPLVVPSAPPQEEAEAEAAAGGPHFLDPVFLSTKSHSQRQPLLATLSSVPGAPEPCPQDGSPASHPLHPPLCISTGATVPYFAEGSGGPVPTTSTLILPPEYSSWGYPYEAPPSYEQSCGGVEPSLTPES
- the ARRDC1 gene encoding arrestin domain-containing protein 1 isoform X1, which encodes MGCLLTGLPRTLPRWCCLAPGRIPVLAASRGLGRRLAGAHAAIPFAAIRVTCIGSCGVSNKANDTAWVVEEGYFNSSLSLADKGSLPAGEHSFPFQFLLPATAPTSFEGPFGKIVHQVRAAIHTPRFSKDHKCSLVFYILSPLNLNSIPDIEGSSLRTPAKPLPGPPPKQPNVASATKKFSYKLVKTGSVVLTASTDLRGYVVGQALQLHADVENQSGKDTSPVVASLLQKVSYKAKRWIHDVRTIAEVEGAGVKAWRRAQWHEQILVPALPQSALPGCSLIHIDYYLQVSLKAPEATVTLPVFIGNIAVNHAPVSPRPGLGLPPGAPPLVVPSAPPQEEAEAEAAAGGPHFLDPVFLSTKSHSQRQPLLATLSSVPGAPEPCPQDGSPASHPLHPPLCISTGATVPYFAEGSGGPVPTTSTLILPPEYSSWGYPYGESTARAWQGGDAKSPTQTLLSSRRGPTVL
- the ARRDC1 gene encoding arrestin domain-containing protein 1 isoform 1 (isoform 1 is encoded by transcript variant 1), encoding MGRVQLFEISLSHGRVVYSPGEPLAGTVRVRLGAPLPFRAIRVTCIGSCGVSNKANDTAWVVEEGYFNSSLSLADKGSLPAGEHSFPFQFLLPATAPTSFEGPFGKIVHQVRAAIHTPRFSKDHKCSLVFYILSPLNLNSIPDIEQPNVASATKKFSYKLVKTGSVVLTASTDLRGYVVGQALQLHADVENQSGKDTSPVVASLLQKVSYKAKRWIHDVRTIAEVEGAGVKAWRRAQWHEQILVPALPQSALPGCSLIHIDYYLQVSLKAPEATVTLPVFIGNIAVNHAPVSPRPGLGLPPGAPPLVVPSAPPQEEAEAEAAAGGPHFLDPVFLSTKSHSQRQPLLATLSSVPGAPEPCPQDGSPASHPLHPPLCISTGATVPYFAEGSGGPVPTTSTLILPPEYSSWGYPYEAPPSYEQSCGGVEPSLTPES
- the ARRDC1 gene encoding arrestin domain-containing protein 1 isoform 2 (isoform 2 is encoded by transcript variant 2); the encoded protein is MGRVQLFEISLSHGRVVYSPGEPLAGTVRVRLGAPLPFRAIRVTCIGSCGVSNKANDTAWVVEEGYFNSSLSLADKGSLPAGEHSFPFQFLLPATAPTSFEGPFGKIVHQVRAAIHTPRFSKDHKCSLVFYILSPLNLNSIPDIEQPNVASATKKFSYKLVKTGSVVLTASTDLRGYVVGQALQLHADVENQSGKDTSPVVASLLQKVSYKAKRWIHDVRTIAEVEGAGVKAWRRAQWHEQILVPALPQSALPGCSLIHIDYYLQVSLKAPEATVTLPVFIGNIAVNHAPVSPRPGLGLPPGAPPLVVPSAPPQEEAEAEAAAGGPHFLDPVFLSTKSHSQRQPLLATLSSVPGAPEPCPQDGSPASHPLHPPLCISTGATVPYFAEGSGGPVPTTSTLILPPEYSSWGYPYGESTARAWQGGDAKSPTQTLLSSRRGPTVL
- the ARRDC1 gene encoding arrestin domain-containing protein 1 isoform X4; this translates as MGRVQLFEISLSHGRVVYSPGEPLAGTVRVRLGAPLPFRAIRVTCIGSCGVSNKANDTAWVVEEGYFNSSLSLADKGSLPAGEHSFPFQFLLPATAPTSFEGPFGKIVHQVRAAIHTPRFSKDHKCSLVFYILSPLNLNSIPDIEGSSLRTPAKPLPGPPPKQPNVASATKKFSYKLVKTGSVVLTASTDLRGYVVGQALQLHADVENQSGKDTSPVVASLLQKVSYKAKRWIHDVRTIAEVEGAGVKAWRRAQWHEQILVPALPQSALPGCSLIHIDYYLQVSLKAPEATVTLPVFIGNIAVNHAPVSPRPGLGLPPGAPPLVVPSAPPQEEAEAEAAAGGPHFLDPVFLSTKSHSQRQPLLATLSSVPGAPEPCPQDGSPASHPLHPPLCISTGATVPYFAEGSGGPVPTTSTLILPPEYSSWGYPYEAPPSYEQSCGGVEPSLTPES
- the ARRDC1 gene encoding arrestin domain-containing protein 1 isoform X2 produces the protein MGRVQLFEISLSHGRVVYSPGEPLAGTVRVRLGAPLPFRAIRVTCIGSCGVSNKANDTAWVVEEGYFNSSLSLADKGSLPAGEHSFPFQFLLPATAPTSFEGPFGKIVHQVRAAIHTPRFSKDHKCSLVFYILSPLNLNSIPDIEGSSLRTPAKPLPGPPPKQPNVASATKKFSYKLVKTGSVVLTASTDLRGYVVGQALQLHADVENQSGKDTSPVVASLLQKVSYKAKRWIHDVRTIAEVEGAGVKAWRRAQWHEQILVPALPQSALPGCSLIHIDYYLQVSLKAPEATVTLPVFIGNIAVNHAPVSPRPGLGLPPGAPPLVVPSAPPQEEAEAEAAAGGPHFLDPVFLSTKSHSQRQPLLATLSSVPGAPEPCPQDGSPASHPLHPPLCISTGATVPYFAEGSGGPVPTTSTLILPPEYSSWGYPYGESTARAWQGGDAKSPTQTLLSSRRGPTVL